One region of Streptococcus parasanguinis genomic DNA includes:
- a CDS encoding galactokinase, giving the protein MTTTITSQDLQAKFQAVFGGKADHTFFSPGRINLIGEHTDYNGGHVFPAAITLGTYGAARKREDKVLRFFSGNFEDKGIIEVPLENLHFEKEHNWTNYPKGVLHFLQEAGHVIDSGMDVYVYGNIPNGSGLSSSASLELLIGVIAEKLYDLHLDRLDLVKIGKQTENHFIGVNSGIMDQFAIGMGADQRAIYLDTNTLEYDLVPLDLKDNVVVIMNTNKRRELADSKYNERRSECETAVSELQEKLDIQTLGELDLWSFDAYSYLIKDENRIKRARHAVLENQRTLQARKALEAGDLEGFGRLMNASHVSLEHDYEVTGLELDTLVHTAWEQEGVLGARMTGAGFGGCAIALVNKDKVEAFKEVVGKRYEEVVGYAPSFYIAEVAAGTRVLD; this is encoded by the coding sequence ATGACGACAACAATCACATCTCAAGATTTACAAGCAAAATTCCAGGCTGTCTTTGGGGGAAAGGCTGACCACACTTTCTTTTCACCAGGACGGATTAATCTGATCGGTGAACACACGGACTATAATGGTGGGCATGTCTTCCCAGCAGCCATTACACTTGGTACCTACGGGGCTGCAAGAAAGCGTGAGGATAAGGTCTTGCGTTTCTTCTCAGGAAACTTTGAAGACAAGGGGATCATTGAAGTTCCGCTTGAAAATCTCCACTTTGAAAAAGAGCACAACTGGACCAACTATCCAAAAGGCGTGCTCCACTTCTTGCAAGAAGCTGGTCATGTCATTGATAGCGGTATGGATGTCTATGTCTACGGCAATATTCCAAATGGATCCGGTCTTTCTTCTTCAGCATCGCTTGAGCTCTTGATTGGCGTCATCGCTGAGAAACTATATGATCTTCACTTAGATCGTCTAGATCTGGTCAAGATCGGGAAACAAACTGAAAATCACTTCATCGGAGTCAACTCTGGGATCATGGACCAATTTGCCATCGGTATGGGAGCTGACCAACGAGCTATTTATCTCGATACCAACACCCTAGAGTATGATTTGGTACCGCTGGACCTCAAAGACAATGTCGTAGTCATCATGAATACCAACAAACGCCGGGAATTAGCGGATTCAAAATACAATGAACGTCGTTCAGAATGCGAAACCGCCGTTTCTGAACTCCAAGAAAAATTGGATATCCAAACCTTAGGAGAATTGGATCTCTGGTCTTTTGATGCCTACAGCTACTTGATCAAGGATGAAAATCGCATCAAACGGGCTCGTCATGCTGTACTTGAAAACCAACGGACCCTCCAAGCTCGTAAGGCCCTTGAAGCAGGGGATTTGGAAGGCTTTGGCCGTCTCATGAATGCTTCCCACGTATCCTTGGAACATGACTACGAAGTGACAGGTCTAGAATTGGATACCTTGGTGCATACAGCCTGGGAACAAGAAGGAGTGCTTGGTGCTCGTATGACGGGAGCAGGCTTTGGTGGTTGCGCCATCGCCCTTGTCAACAAAGATAAGGTTGAAGCATTTAAAGAAGTTGTCGGCAAACGCTATGAGGAAGTCGTTGGCTATGCGCCAAGCTTCTACATTGCAGAGGTTGCGGCGGGGACACGGGTACTTGATTAA
- a CDS encoding extracellular solute-binding protein encodes MKWYKKIGLLATTGLALFGLGACSNDGKSADGTVTIEYFNQKKEMTKTLEEIARDFEKENPKVKVKVVNVPNAGEVLKTRVLAGDVPDVVNIYPQSIELQEWAKAGVFEDLSNKDYLKRVKNGYAEKYAVNGKVYNVPFTANAYGIYYNKDKFEELGLKVPETWDEFEQLVKDIVAKGQTPFGIAGAEAWTLNGYNQLAFATAAGGGKEANQYLRYSKPNSIKLSDPIMKDDIKVMDILRIKGSKQKNWEGAGYTDVIGAFARGDVLMTPNGSWAITAINEQKPKFKIGTFMIPGKEKGQSLTVGAGDLAWSISATTKHPKEANAFVEYMTRPEVMQKYYDVDGSPTAIEGVKQAGEDSPLAGMTKYAFTDRHLVWLQQYWTSEADFHTLTIYYVLTGDKQGMVNDLNAFFNPMKADVD; translated from the coding sequence ATGAAATGGTATAAAAAAATCGGACTTCTTGCGACTACAGGCCTAGCCTTGTTTGGGCTCGGTGCTTGCTCCAACGATGGAAAATCTGCGGATGGCACAGTGACCATCGAGTATTTCAACCAGAAAAAAGAAATGACCAAAACCTTGGAAGAAATCGCGCGTGATTTTGAAAAGGAAAATCCAAAGGTTAAGGTCAAAGTTGTCAATGTACCAAATGCTGGTGAAGTATTGAAAACACGTGTTCTCGCAGGAGATGTGCCAGATGTAGTCAATATTTACCCACAGTCCATCGAATTGCAAGAATGGGCAAAAGCGGGTGTCTTCGAAGATTTAAGCAATAAAGACTATCTCAAACGCGTGAAAAACGGCTACGCTGAAAAATATGCCGTAAATGGAAAAGTCTACAACGTTCCTTTCACAGCCAATGCTTACGGAATCTACTACAACAAAGATAAATTCGAAGAATTGGGCTTGAAGGTTCCTGAAACTTGGGACGAATTTGAACAGTTGGTAAAAGACATCGTTGCCAAAGGACAAACCCCATTTGGGATTGCAGGAGCAGAAGCTTGGACCCTCAATGGTTACAATCAATTGGCCTTTGCGACAGCAGCAGGTGGAGGAAAAGAAGCCAACCAATACCTTCGTTATTCTAAGCCAAATTCCATTAAATTGTCTGATCCGATTATGAAAGATGACATCAAGGTCATGGATATCCTTCGCATTAAAGGTTCGAAGCAAAAGAACTGGGAAGGTGCAGGTTATACAGACGTTATCGGAGCCTTCGCGCGTGGGGATGTCCTCATGACACCAAATGGATCTTGGGCTATCACCGCGATCAATGAACAAAAACCGAAATTTAAGATTGGGACTTTCATGATTCCAGGGAAAGAAAAAGGACAAAGCTTAACCGTTGGTGCGGGAGACTTAGCATGGTCTATCTCAGCTACTACCAAACATCCAAAAGAAGCCAATGCCTTTGTGGAATACATGACCCGTCCAGAAGTCATGCAAAAGTACTATGATGTGGACGGATCTCCAACAGCGATCGAAGGGGTCAAACAAGCAGGAGAGGATTCACCGCTTGCTGGGATGACCAAATATGCCTTTACGGATCGTCACTTGGTGTGGTTGCAACAATACTGGACCAGTGAAGCAGACTTCCATACCTTGACGATTTACTATGTCTTGACAGGTGATAAACAAGGAATGGTCAATGATTTGAATGCCTTCTTTAACCCGATGAAAGCGGATGTGGATTAG
- the galT gene encoding UDP-glucose--hexose-1-phosphate uridylyltransferase: MTELVLDAFVTAVIAASDYEEMDRIYLKNRIMSRIGEEGLDAPAQKEELIALKDQLVEIAVANSKIQDSMAAKDSLGAELMDWITPSPSQVNHRFWETYRQSKEDAIADFYALSKRNDYIKVKAIAQNIAFETQTPYGSLEITINLSKPEKDPKDIAAAKLAKASHYPACQLCFENEGYQGRLDHPARANHRIIRFDMDGHDWGFQYSPYAYFNEHCIFLDSQHVPMAISRKTFERLLTIVETFPGYFAGSNADLPIVGGSILTHDHYQGGRHTFPMELAPVEESFSVEGFEAVSVGIVNWPMSVLRLQSDNKAQLIDLADHILTAWRGYSDPAVQVLAASDGQPHHTITPIARIRDGHYELDLVLRDNQTSPEHPDGIYHPHADVQHIKKENIGLIEVMGLAILPPRLKEELKQVQDYLIGRENTVATYHQPWADDLKATHPAITDEAEAEALVRESVGQIFARVLEDAGVYKRTAEGQAAFRRFVATL; the protein is encoded by the coding sequence ATGACAGAACTGGTATTAGATGCATTTGTCACAGCCGTCATTGCGGCGAGTGACTACGAAGAGATGGATCGGATTTATCTAAAAAATCGCATCATGAGTCGCATTGGAGAAGAAGGGCTAGACGCCCCAGCTCAAAAAGAAGAGTTGATCGCACTCAAAGATCAGCTGGTAGAGATCGCTGTTGCAAATAGCAAGATCCAGGATAGTATGGCCGCAAAAGACAGTTTGGGTGCGGAGTTGATGGATTGGATCACCCCTAGTCCTAGTCAAGTCAACCATCGCTTTTGGGAGACCTACCGTCAGTCCAAGGAAGACGCGATTGCGGATTTCTATGCCCTCTCTAAGCGCAATGATTACATCAAGGTCAAAGCCATTGCGCAAAATATTGCCTTTGAGACACAAACTCCCTACGGTTCTCTTGAAATCACCATCAATCTGTCAAAACCTGAAAAAGATCCTAAAGACATTGCAGCGGCCAAGCTTGCCAAAGCCAGTCATTATCCAGCCTGCCAATTGTGCTTTGAAAATGAAGGCTATCAAGGTCGCCTAGACCATCCAGCCCGGGCCAATCATCGGATTATCCGTTTTGACATGGACGGTCATGACTGGGGCTTTCAGTATTCCCCTTATGCCTACTTCAATGAACACTGCATTTTCCTCGATAGCCAGCATGTTCCTATGGCCATTAGTCGCAAGACCTTTGAGCGACTCTTGACCATTGTCGAGACTTTCCCAGGCTATTTTGCAGGGTCCAATGCAGACCTGCCCATTGTAGGGGGATCCATCCTGACTCATGACCATTACCAAGGCGGACGCCATACCTTCCCTATGGAGCTAGCTCCTGTTGAGGAAAGCTTTAGCGTTGAGGGATTTGAGGCTGTATCGGTAGGAATTGTCAATTGGCCCATGTCGGTTCTCCGCTTGCAATCGGACAACAAGGCGCAATTGATTGACCTGGCAGACCATATCCTCACAGCCTGGCGAGGCTACTCGGATCCAGCCGTTCAAGTCTTAGCAGCATCCGACGGTCAGCCCCACCATACCATTACCCCCATTGCACGGATTCGTGATGGGCATTATGAATTGGACTTGGTGCTCCGTGACAACCAAACCTCACCAGAGCATCCAGATGGCATTTATCACCCACATGCGGATGTGCAACACATCAAAAAAGAAAATATCGGCCTGATCGAAGTCATGGGCTTGGCCATTTTGCCACCTCGCCTCAAGGAAGAGCTCAAGCAGGTTCAAGACTATTTGATTGGACGTGAGAATACTGTGGCGACCTACCACCAGCCTTGGGCAGATGATTTGAAAGCCACTCACCCAGCCATCACAGACGAAGCAGAGGCAGAAGCCCTTGTCCGTGAATCAGTTGGCCAGATCTTTGCGCGTGTGCTCGAAGATG
- a CDS encoding glycoside hydrolase family 3 N-terminal domain-containing protein: MKKIIYPSAALLTAFALLSVQTAKADTAQASDQANEPAATVEEVVASPTPESTTENQGEVSETPTSTDRAAVPAASPTVTSTETASPEVEKLIENMPLKQKVTQMIMPDFRKWQEANQESPQDLTKVNAEVADAIDKYDFGGVILFAENVKETKQTLALTQDMQKAAIENKANNGKIPLLLAIDQEGGIVYRLGTGTALPGNMAIGATNDPKLAKEAGQIIGRELSALGLNVDFAPVLDTNNNPQNPVIGLRSFSSDPNRVAYLGIPMMKGIQDYNVAVAAKHFPGHGDTAVDSHTGLPLVDKSLAELEKLELLPFKKAMDEGVDLLMTAHIQYPQIEKDQVVSKETGEKIYVPATLSDDILTGLVRKKYGYKGVIVSDAMGMDAIAKNFGEVEAVKMAIKAGVDLVLMPTTLRSKADLTKIDTIVNAVVDAVQTGDISEERLNESVRRILTLKEKRGVLNFDPSARTAEKAEEAVGSSLNRDLERKIAAAAVTVVKNEDNTLPFKVQTGDHVLLLGAFENEVPGLNLGMRRLIADGVLPKDTSFVAKNFTKESTLDSLKEDLEKATHIVVISEIGYEGQLDKDFWRTKIPTEIVNYANTNHKKAAVLSISKPYDVANYPAAKAILAVYGNKGMDPTESLKPDNAFGPNIPAGVEVIFNGKEHLGTLPVDIPKIVDGKMSETEYAYRIGHGLFYPAPAPLPTPEVQDPTSPGQDPTSPVQEPTHQTQPVEVGNTGTQVLVSKQEKASTLDRPQVIPIAVKQATDQAPASVSASPASSVLPKTGQTGNLLSLMGISLLTFLGSFVYPRKKH; the protein is encoded by the coding sequence ATGAAAAAAATCATTTATCCATCTGCGGCCCTATTAACGGCTTTTGCTCTATTATCCGTTCAAACAGCAAAAGCAGACACAGCTCAAGCGTCGGATCAAGCTAATGAACCGGCAGCAACAGTAGAAGAGGTGGTGGCTTCTCCAACGCCAGAAAGCACCACAGAAAATCAGGGAGAAGTGTCCGAAACGCCGACTTCAACAGATCGTGCAGCTGTCCCTGCTGCTTCTCCAACGGTAACTTCAACAGAGACGGCATCTCCTGAAGTGGAAAAACTGATTGAAAACATGCCACTCAAGCAAAAAGTGACTCAAATGATCATGCCGGACTTCCGTAAGTGGCAGGAGGCCAATCAGGAGTCGCCACAGGATCTCACCAAGGTCAATGCTGAAGTAGCAGATGCGATTGATAAATATGATTTTGGAGGCGTCATTCTTTTTGCTGAAAACGTCAAAGAAACCAAGCAAACTCTGGCTCTGACGCAAGATATGCAAAAGGCAGCGATCGAAAACAAGGCCAATAACGGGAAGATTCCGCTATTGTTAGCCATCGACCAAGAAGGGGGGATCGTCTACCGCTTGGGTACGGGTACAGCCCTTCCTGGTAATATGGCCATTGGGGCTACCAATGATCCCAAACTAGCGAAAGAAGCCGGTCAAATCATCGGTCGAGAGCTTTCTGCGCTAGGCTTGAATGTGGACTTCGCTCCAGTTCTAGATACTAATAACAATCCTCAAAATCCTGTGATTGGGCTTCGTTCCTTCTCATCTGACCCAAATCGGGTTGCCTACTTGGGTATTCCGATGATGAAGGGCATTCAGGACTACAATGTAGCTGTGGCAGCCAAGCATTTCCCAGGTCATGGAGATACAGCGGTCGATTCCCATACGGGTTTGCCATTGGTGGATAAATCTCTTGCTGAGCTTGAAAAATTGGAACTCCTTCCATTCAAAAAAGCTATGGATGAAGGGGTCGACCTCTTGATGACGGCTCATATCCAATACCCGCAGATTGAAAAAGATCAGGTCGTGTCAAAAGAAACGGGTGAGAAAATCTATGTTCCAGCGACACTTTCAGATGATATTTTAACGGGCTTGGTACGGAAGAAATACGGCTATAAGGGCGTGATTGTCTCCGATGCCATGGGAATGGATGCTATTGCTAAGAACTTCGGTGAGGTGGAAGCCGTGAAGATGGCCATCAAAGCCGGAGTTGATCTGGTCTTGATGCCAACGACCCTTCGCAGCAAAGCCGATTTGACCAAGATTGATACCATCGTCAATGCAGTGGTAGATGCGGTCCAAACCGGTGACATCTCAGAAGAACGCTTAAATGAGTCGGTTCGTCGGATCCTGACCCTCAAAGAAAAACGTGGGGTCCTGAATTTTGATCCAAGTGCTCGGACAGCTGAAAAAGCAGAGGAAGCAGTCGGATCTAGCCTCAACCGTGACTTGGAACGCAAGATTGCAGCAGCAGCGGTGACGGTTGTAAAAAATGAAGACAATACCTTGCCATTTAAGGTGCAAACAGGGGACCATGTCTTACTACTCGGAGCTTTTGAAAATGAAGTCCCAGGACTAAATTTGGGCATGCGTCGCTTAATCGCGGATGGAGTGCTTCCAAAAGATACCTCCTTTGTGGCCAAGAACTTCACTAAGGAATCCACCCTTGATAGTCTAAAAGAAGACCTTGAAAAAGCCACCCATATCGTAGTGATTTCAGAGATCGGTTATGAAGGGCAACTGGATAAAGATTTCTGGCGGACCAAGATTCCAACAGAAATCGTCAATTATGCCAATACCAACCATAAGAAGGCAGCTGTCCTTTCTATCTCTAAACCTTATGATGTAGCCAACTATCCCGCAGCCAAAGCCATTTTAGCAGTCTATGGAAATAAGGGAATGGATCCAACGGAATCCCTCAAACCAGACAATGCATTTGGTCCTAATATTCCTGCAGGAGTGGAAGTCATCTTCAATGGCAAGGAACATCTAGGTACCTTACCGGTTGATATTCCAAAAATTGTAGACGGAAAAATGTCGGAAACAGAGTATGCCTACCGCATTGGTCATGGTCTTTTCTATCCAGCACCTGCTCCATTGCCAACACCAGAAGTCCAAGATCCAACTTCACCAGGCCAAGATCCAACTTCACCAGTCCAAGAACCAACCCATCAGACACAACCAGTAGAGGTTGGTAACACAGGAACTCAGGTCCTTGTTAGCAAGCAAGAAAAAGCTAGCACTCTTGATCGTCCACAAGTTATTCCGATCGCTGTGAAACAAGCCACTGATCAGGCTCCTGCAAGTGTTTCAGCAAGTCCTGCATCATCGGTATTGCCAAAAACCGGTCAAACAGGGAACCTCCTCTCCCTCATGGGCATCAGCCTCTTAACTTTCCTTGGATCTTTTGTCTATCCAAGAAAGAAACACTAA
- a CDS encoding carbohydrate ABC transporter permease, which yields MKKVLQKYWAWAFVVIPLLLQAIFFYVPMFQGAFYSFTNWTGLTYNYKFVGLNNFKLLFMDPKFMNAIGFTAIITIAMVVGEIALGIFIARVLNSKIKGQTFFRAWFFFPAVLSGLTVALIFKQVFNYGLPAIGNALHIEFLQTSLLGTKWGAIFAAVFVLLWQGVAMPIIIFLAGLQSIPSEITEAARIDGATSKQVFWNVELPYLLPSVSMVFILALKGGLTAFDQVFAMTGGGPNNATTSLGLLVYNYAFKNNQFGYANAIAVILFFLIVVISIIQLRVSKKFEI from the coding sequence ATGAAAAAAGTATTACAAAAATATTGGGCATGGGCTTTTGTGGTCATTCCCCTCTTATTACAAGCAATTTTCTTCTATGTGCCAATGTTCCAAGGAGCCTTTTACAGTTTTACCAACTGGACAGGTTTGACCTATAACTACAAGTTTGTCGGCTTGAACAACTTTAAGCTCCTCTTTATGGATCCAAAATTCATGAATGCTATTGGCTTTACTGCAATCATCACGATTGCTATGGTAGTTGGTGAGATTGCCCTTGGGATCTTCATTGCGCGTGTCTTGAACTCTAAGATCAAAGGCCAAACCTTCTTCCGTGCTTGGTTCTTCTTCCCAGCAGTTTTGTCTGGTTTGACAGTGGCTCTGATTTTCAAACAAGTCTTCAACTACGGTCTTCCAGCAATTGGGAATGCCCTTCATATCGAGTTTCTTCAAACCAGTCTTTTAGGGACTAAGTGGGGAGCGATCTTCGCGGCTGTCTTTGTCCTTCTTTGGCAAGGAGTAGCTATGCCCATCATTATCTTCCTAGCTGGTCTGCAATCTATCCCATCTGAAATTACAGAAGCAGCAAGAATCGATGGTGCGACTAGCAAGCAAGTCTTCTGGAATGTTGAATTGCCTTACTTGCTACCAAGTGTCTCTATGGTCTTTATCCTAGCCCTAAAAGGTGGGCTTACCGCCTTTGACCAAGTCTTTGCCATGACTGGTGGGGGTCCAAACAATGCCACAACCTCCCTTGGGCTCTTGGTTTATAATTACGCCTTTAAAAACAACCAATTCGGTTATGCCAATGCCATTGCCGTAATCTTGTTCTTCTTGATTGTAGTGATTTCGATCATCCAATTGAGAGTATCTAAGAAATTTGAAATTTAA
- the gtfA gene encoding sucrose phosphorylase, producing the protein MPIQNKTMLITYSDSLGNNLKDLYENLEKHFGDAVGGVHLLPFFPSTGDRGFAPVDYDQVDPAFGDWEDVKRLGDKYYLMFDFMINHISRQSKYYKDYQEKHDQSAYKDLFLNWDKFWPENRPTQADIDLIYKRKDRAPKQAITFADGTTEHLWNTFGEEQIDLDVTKDVTMDFIRKTIEHLASNGCDLIRLDAFAYAVKKLDTNDFFVEPDIWDLLDKVRDMAAGYGAELLPEIHEHYSIQFKIADHDYYVYDFALPMVTLYTLYSSKVERLAKWLKMSPMKQFTTLDTHDGIGVVDVKDILTDEEIDYASNELYKVGANVKRKYSTAEYNNLDIYQINSTYYSALGDDDRKYFLARLIQAFAPGIPQVYYVGFLAGKNDLELLENTKEGRNINRHYYSNEEIAKEVERPVVQSLLKLFSFRNNSKAFDLEGSIEVETPDDHTIVITRQNKDQTVTAVARIDLAEGTYQVTENGQEMVF; encoded by the coding sequence ATGCCAATTCAAAACAAAACCATGTTAATTACTTACTCAGATAGCTTGGGAAATAACCTGAAGGATCTCTATGAAAATCTGGAGAAGCACTTTGGGGATGCAGTAGGTGGGGTTCACCTCTTGCCATTTTTCCCTTCAACTGGTGACCGTGGCTTTGCGCCTGTGGACTATGACCAAGTGGATCCAGCCTTTGGAGATTGGGAAGATGTCAAACGCTTGGGCGACAAGTACTATCTTATGTTTGACTTTATGATCAATCACATTTCTCGTCAATCTAAATACTACAAGGACTACCAAGAAAAGCACGACCAAAGTGCCTACAAGGATCTCTTTCTCAACTGGGATAAGTTCTGGCCGGAGAATCGTCCTACTCAAGCAGATATAGATTTGATTTATAAGCGCAAAGACCGAGCTCCCAAGCAAGCCATCACTTTTGCGGATGGGACGACTGAGCATCTCTGGAATACTTTCGGGGAAGAGCAGATTGACCTAGACGTGACCAAGGACGTGACCATGGACTTTATTCGCAAGACCATCGAACACCTGGCGAGCAATGGCTGTGACCTCATTCGTTTGGACGCCTTTGCCTATGCGGTGAAGAAATTGGACACCAATGATTTCTTCGTGGAGCCAGACATTTGGGATTTGTTGGATAAGGTGCGCGATATGGCGGCAGGCTACGGTGCTGAGCTTCTTCCAGAGATTCATGAGCACTATTCCATCCAATTTAAGATTGCCGATCACGACTATTATGTCTATGACTTCGCACTTCCAATGGTAACCCTCTATACCCTCTATAGTTCAAAAGTGGAGCGTCTTGCCAAGTGGTTGAAGATGAGTCCGATGAAGCAATTCACGACGCTCGATACCCATGATGGGATTGGGGTGGTCGATGTCAAGGATATCTTGACGGATGAAGAGATTGACTATGCTTCAAATGAACTTTATAAGGTAGGAGCAAATGTTAAACGCAAATATTCAACAGCAGAGTACAACAACTTGGATATCTACCAAATCAATTCGACTTACTATTCAGCGCTTGGAGATGATGATCGTAAGTACTTCCTAGCCCGTTTAATTCAAGCCTTTGCACCAGGTATTCCACAGGTTTATTATGTTGGATTCCTAGCTGGGAAGAATGATTTGGAACTCTTAGAAAACACCAAAGAAGGCCGCAATATCAACCGTCATTACTACAGCAATGAAGAAATCGCTAAAGAAGTAGAGCGTCCAGTCGTGCAATCCCTTCTCAAACTCTTTAGCTTCCGGAATAACTCGAAAGCTTTTGATCTAGAAGGAAGCATTGAGGTGGAAACACCAGATGATCATACCATTGTCATCACGCGCCAAAATAAAGACCAAACTGTCACAGCAGTAGCCCGAATTGATCTTGCTGAGGGCACTTACCAAGTGACAGAAAATGGTCAAGAAATGGTGTTTTAA
- a CDS encoding carbohydrate ABC transporter permease, with protein MKQDERKALIGKYILLILGSVLILVPLLATLFSSFKPTKDIVDNFFGFPTNFTWDNFSRLLADGIGGYYWNSVVITVLSLLAVMIFIPMAAYSIARNMSKRKAFTIMYTLLILGIFVPFQVIMIPITVMMSKLGLANTFGLILLYLTYAIPQTLFLYVGYIKISIPESLDEAAEIDGANKFTTYFRIIFPMMKPMHATTMIINALWFWNDFMLPLLVLNRDSKMWTLPLFQYNYAGQYFNDYGPSFASYVVGIISITIVYLFFQRHIIAGMSNGAVK; from the coding sequence ATGAAACAAGATGAAAGAAAAGCCTTGATTGGCAAATACATTCTATTGATTCTAGGATCGGTTCTGATTTTAGTGCCGCTCCTTGCCACCCTCTTTAGTTCCTTCAAACCTACCAAAGATATTGTAGATAATTTCTTTGGATTCCCGACGAATTTCACATGGGACAACTTTAGCCGACTTTTGGCTGATGGAATCGGAGGCTATTATTGGAACTCTGTCGTCATCACTGTCTTGTCTTTACTTGCAGTAATGATCTTTATCCCCATGGCAGCCTACTCCATCGCACGCAATATGAGTAAGAGAAAAGCCTTTACTATCATGTACACTCTCTTGATTCTTGGGATTTTCGTACCTTTCCAAGTTATCATGATTCCGATTACGGTTATGATGAGTAAACTCGGTTTGGCTAACACCTTTGGTTTGATCTTGCTCTACTTGACCTATGCGATTCCACAGACCCTCTTCCTCTATGTCGGCTATATCAAAATCTCTATCCCAGAAAGTTTGGATGAAGCAGCAGAGATCGATGGGGCTAATAAGTTTACAACCTATTTCCGCATCATCTTCCCAATGATGAAACCCATGCATGCGACAACCATGATCATCAATGCTCTTTGGTTCTGGAATGACTTCATGTTGCCACTCCTTGTCTTGAACCGGGATTCCAAAATGTGGACCTTACCTTTGTTCCAATACAACTATGCAGGCCAATATTTCAACGACTACGGACCAAGCTTTGCTTCCTACGTTGTCGGCATTATCAGTATCACCATTGTCTATCTCTTCTTCCAACGCCATATCATCGCAGGAATGAGCAACGGCGCAGTGAAATAA